Proteins from one Gimesia maris genomic window:
- a CDS encoding RrF2 family transcriptional regulator: protein MFSQTVEYALRAIVHLADQAPNPCTTEQIAKATKVPQAYLSKVLQSLRQSSVVHSQRGIGGGISLVKTPEELSLLEVVNAVDPICRIKTCPLGLKGHGANLCPLHRKLDDAMRETETAFAETTLAQILLSSTSSYPLCNEPHERLTQVGSPTIAPSN from the coding sequence ATGTTTTCCCAGACTGTTGAATATGCACTCCGAGCGATTGTCCACCTCGCGGATCAGGCTCCCAATCCTTGTACTACTGAACAAATTGCAAAAGCCACCAAGGTACCCCAGGCCTATCTTTCAAAAGTGCTCCAGAGTCTGCGTCAGTCAAGCGTCGTGCATTCACAGCGGGGAATCGGCGGTGGTATCTCTCTGGTCAAAACTCCCGAGGAATTGAGTCTGCTGGAAGTCGTCAATGCCGTCGATCCAATCTGCCGCATTAAGACTTGCCCGCTGGGTTTAAAAGGGCATGGTGCCAATTTATGTCCGCTGCACCGTAAACTCGACGATGCCATGCGTGAAACAGAAACCGCTTTTGCAGAAACAACACTGGCTCAAATCCTGCTGTCTTCTACCAGCAGCTACCCCCTGTGCAATGAACCTCACGAGCGGTTGACCCAAGTAGGTAGCCCAACAATCGCTCCTTCAAACTGA